From the genome of Pseudomonas yamanorum, one region includes:
- a CDS encoding uracil-xanthine permease family protein — protein sequence MSPESENPSDLIYGLNDRPKPLPALLAALQHVLAAFVGIITPPLIIGSTLGLTAHLPYLISMALMVSGVGTFIQARRPFGIGAGMICLQGTSFAFLGAVLSAGFLVKQRGGSPEDILAMIFGVCFFGAAVQVVLSRFIGQLRRVITPLVTGIVITLIGISLIKVGITDLGGGFNAPDFGAPTNLALGVFVVMTIILLNRSNTPWVRLSAIIIGLALGSLAAWFSGKLVPQALPDLPLISLPTPFHFGFNFDWSAFLPVALIYLISTIETVGDLTPNCMIARQPISGPSYISRLKGGVLGDGISCMIAATFSAFPNTTFAQNNGVIQLTGVASRYVGLYIGVVLFCLGLFPLIGAVLQQIPKPVLGGATLVMFGSVAAAGVRILAQAPLDRRSMLIIATSFGVGLGIAAQPNLLHLMPTLVQNLFDSAITSGGLTAIALCLLLPEPKATADAANRALESDTLEPL from the coding sequence ATGTCGCCAGAATCCGAAAACCCAAGTGACCTGATCTACGGCCTCAACGATCGGCCCAAACCTTTGCCTGCATTGCTTGCTGCGTTGCAGCATGTACTGGCCGCGTTTGTCGGCATCATCACTCCCCCACTGATCATCGGCTCCACCCTCGGCCTGACCGCTCACCTGCCCTACCTGATCAGCATGGCATTGATGGTTTCCGGTGTAGGTACCTTCATTCAGGCGCGTAGGCCGTTTGGCATTGGCGCCGGGATGATCTGCCTGCAAGGCACCAGCTTCGCGTTTCTCGGTGCGGTGTTGTCGGCAGGTTTTCTGGTCAAGCAACGCGGCGGCAGCCCGGAAGACATCCTGGCGATGATCTTTGGCGTGTGCTTCTTCGGTGCAGCCGTGCAGGTGGTGTTGAGCCGGTTTATCGGCCAACTGAGAAGAGTGATCACACCCCTGGTCACCGGCATCGTCATCACCCTGATTGGCATCAGCCTGATCAAGGTCGGTATCACCGACTTGGGTGGCGGCTTCAACGCCCCGGACTTCGGCGCCCCGACCAACCTGGCACTCGGTGTGTTCGTGGTAATGACCATCATCCTGCTCAACCGCTCGAACACCCCATGGGTACGCCTCAGTGCCATTATCATCGGCCTGGCATTGGGCAGCCTCGCCGCCTGGTTCAGCGGAAAACTGGTGCCCCAAGCGCTGCCTGACTTGCCATTGATCAGCCTGCCCACACCGTTTCACTTCGGTTTCAACTTCGACTGGAGCGCTTTCCTGCCGGTGGCACTGATTTATCTGATCAGCACCATCGAAACCGTCGGCGACCTCACCCCCAATTGCATGATCGCCCGCCAACCCATCAGCGGCCCTTCCTATATAAGCCGGCTCAAGGGCGGCGTGCTGGGGGACGGCATCAGCTGCATGATCGCCGCCACCTTCAGCGCCTTCCCCAACACCACCTTTGCCCAGAACAACGGCGTGATCCAACTGACCGGCGTCGCCAGCCGTTACGTCGGCCTGTACATCGGCGTGGTGCTGTTTTGCCTCGGGCTGTTTCCGCTGATCGGCGCGGTGCTGCAACAAATCCCCAAGCCGGTGCTGGGTGGGGCAACCCTGGTGATGTTCGGCAGTGTCGCCGCCGCCGGCGTGCGCATCCTCGCCCAGGCCCCGCTGGACCGGCGCAGCATGCTGATCATCGCCACCTCGTTTGGCGTCGGCCTGGGGATCGCGGCCCAACCGAACCTGCTGCACCTGATGCCAACGCTGGTGCAGAACCTGTTCGACTCCGCCATCACCAGCGGCGGCCTGACCGCCATTGCGTTGTGCTTGTTACTGCCTGAACCCAAAGCCACCGCAGATGCCGCAAACCGGGCCCTGGAAAGCGACACTCTGGAGCCGCTTTGA
- a CDS encoding TetR/AcrR family transcriptional regulator, with protein MSLEVPAHSNHAGKPASRIRQKNEQAILQAAEDEFARHGYKGTSMNTIAASAGLPKANLHYYFTNKLGLYIAVLSNILELWDSTFNTLTAEDDPAAALTRYIRTKMEFSRRQPQASRIFAMEIISGGECLTEYFSQDYRAWFSGRAAVFQAWIDAGKMDPIDPVHLIFLLWGSTQHYADFATQICRVTGRTKLTKQDMEDAGTNLIHIILKGCGIKPAL; from the coding sequence ATGAGCCTCGAAGTTCCTGCCCACAGCAACCACGCCGGAAAACCTGCAAGCCGCATTCGGCAAAAGAACGAACAAGCGATTTTGCAGGCTGCCGAAGACGAGTTCGCCCGTCATGGCTACAAGGGCACCAGCATGAACACCATCGCGGCGAGTGCCGGGTTGCCGAAAGCCAACTTGCACTACTACTTCACCAACAAGCTGGGCCTGTACATTGCCGTGCTCAGCAACATCCTCGAACTCTGGGACAGCACCTTCAACACCCTGACCGCCGAGGACGACCCCGCCGCAGCGCTGACCCGCTATATCCGCACCAAGATGGAATTTTCCCGGCGCCAGCCACAAGCCTCGCGGATCTTCGCGATGGAGATCATCAGCGGCGGTGAGTGCCTGACCGAATATTTCAGCCAGGACTACCGCGCCTGGTTCAGCGGCCGTGCGGCGGTATTCCAGGCCTGGATCGACGCCGGCAAGATGGACCCTATCGACCCGGTGCACCTGATCTTCCTGCTGTGGGGCAGCACTCAGCATTACGCCGACTTTGCCACGCAAATCTGCCGCGTGACCGGGCGTACCAAGCTGACCAAGCAGGACATGGAAGACGCTGGCACCAACCTTATCCACATCATTCTCAAAGGCTGTGGCATCAAGCCGGCCCTCTAA